One segment of Funiculus sociatus GB2-C1 DNA contains the following:
- a CDS encoding beta strand repeat-containing protein, producing MPAVDLAGNTLGTARGLNITPNSQTFTDHVSSLDPNDYYRFSLTGRSSFSLSVNGLSADADVQLLNSSGQTIQSSANVGVTAEAINATLNSGTYYIRVFPFNSASTNYNLNVSAALVDYAGNAIATARDIGTISNTQQVLRDSVTSLDTNDYYRFTVDPTSSLSIRLDGLSADADVELLRSNGKLVAFSNQEGTGIEQINTSNLAPGTYYIRVSQFSGNTNYNLTVAATPPDFAGNTLTTARNLGALNGTRTVQDAINTSDTNDYYRFNVGPNSNLSLRLDGLSADANLQLLNINGQVVANSFLAGTAAETINFNNLTAGAYYVRVYQGSGNSFYNLSLSATVPDFVGNTFTTARNIGSLNGSRTFSDFVNSADPNDYYRFNLNAGGNFSLSLNGLSADADVQLYNSIGQVIATSAQVGTTAESINTFLGFGTYYVRVNSFNNASTYYNLSLSSTQFTTLDNAGNTLATARDIGTLSNTQQVFRDAVNSLDTNDYYRFTVDPSSNLNITLNGLSADADVQLINSANQVLLSSVNDGALAESINTSNLAPGTYYIRVYQFSGNTNYNLSVSATPPDFAGNALTTARDMGPLNGTRTFQDAINTSDTNDYYRFNVGPNSNLSLRLDGLSADANLQLLNINGQVVANSFLTGTSAETINFNNLAPGAYYVRVYQGSGGGFYNLTASATIPDFAGSTFATARNIGQLNGSRTLGEWVSGADVNDYFRFDLAEGRSFGLSLNGLSADANLQLYNINGLLISSSSQVGTVADSINTFLGAGTYYVRVNSFNNASSFYNLSLLA from the coding sequence ATGCCAGCAGTAGATTTAGCGGGAAACACACTAGGTACAGCTAGAGGTTTAAATATCACGCCAAATAGCCAAACATTTACAGACCATGTTAGTTCTCTAGACCCGAATGATTACTATCGCTTCAGTCTTACGGGTCGCAGCAGCTTCAGCCTCTCTGTTAACGGATTGAGTGCAGATGCAGATGTACAGCTGCTCAACAGCAGCGGTCAGACTATACAGAGTTCTGCTAATGTAGGCGTAACCGCTGAAGCAATCAATGCGACCTTAAATTCAGGCACCTACTACATCCGGGTTTTTCCCTTCAACAGTGCTAGCACTAACTACAACCTGAATGTATCCGCCGCACTGGTGGATTATGCCGGCAACGCGATCGCTACCGCGCGTGATATTGGTACTATCAGTAATACTCAACAAGTATTGCGAGATTCAGTTACAAGTCTTGATACCAATGACTACTACCGTTTCACAGTTGACCCGACTAGCAGCCTCAGCATCAGACTAGATGGTTTGAGCGCAGATGCCGACGTGGAACTGCTCAGAAGTAACGGTAAATTGGTAGCGTTTTCCAACCAGGAAGGCACTGGTATCGAACAAATCAATACAAGTAATTTAGCACCCGGTACATACTACATTCGAGTCTCCCAGTTCAGCGGTAACACCAACTACAACCTAACCGTAGCCGCCACCCCACCCGACTTTGCTGGCAACACTTTAACTACAGCTCGCAACCTAGGCGCACTCAACGGCACCCGGACTGTCCAAGATGCCATAAATACTTCTGACACCAACGATTACTACAGATTCAACGTTGGCCCGAACAGCAACCTAAGTTTAAGACTAGATGGTTTGAGTGCTGATGCTAATTTGCAACTACTCAACATCAATGGTCAAGTAGTGGCAAACTCCTTCCTGGCAGGAACCGCTGCCGAAACAATTAACTTTAATAATTTAACCGCTGGTGCTTACTACGTAAGAGTTTACCAAGGCAGCGGCAACAGCTTCTATAACTTAAGCCTGTCAGCAACAGTACCCGACTTTGTGGGTAATACTTTTACGACAGCTCGAAACATAGGTTCGCTCAATGGAAGTAGAACTTTCAGCGACTTTGTGAACAGTGCTGACCCCAACGACTACTACCGCTTCAACTTGAATGCTGGCGGCAATTTTAGTTTGTCGCTAAATGGCTTGAGTGCCGATGCAGATGTGCAACTCTACAACAGTATTGGGCAAGTTATTGCTACTTCTGCTCAGGTCGGGACTACTGCTGAATCAATTAATACATTCTTGGGATTCGGAACCTACTACGTGCGGGTTAATTCCTTCAACAACGCCAGCACTTACTACAACTTGAGTTTGTCTTCTACACAATTTACAACTCTAGATAATGCTGGTAACACGCTAGCGACTGCACGCGACATTGGCACCCTCAGCAATACTCAACAAGTCTTCCGAGATGCTGTTAATAGCCTTGATACAAATGACTACTATCGTTTTACAGTTGACCCAAGTAGCAATCTCAACATCACATTAAATGGCTTGAGTGCAGACGCTGATGTGCAGCTAATCAATAGCGCTAATCAAGTATTACTATCTTCAGTTAATGACGGCGCCCTGGCGGAAAGTATCAATACAAGTAATTTAGCGCCTGGTACATACTACATTCGGGTTTACCAGTTTAGCGGCAACACTAACTACAACCTGAGTGTATCCGCCACCCCACCCGACTTTGCTGGCAACGCCTTAACTACAGCTCGTGACATGGGCCCTCTCAACGGTACTCGTACTTTCCAAGATGCCATAAATACTTCTGACACCAACGACTACTACAGATTCAACGTTGGCCCCAACAGCAACCTGAGTTTGAGACTAGATGGTTTGAGTGCTGATGCTAATTTGCAACTACTCAACATCAATGGTCAAGTAGTGGCAAACTCCTTCTTGACAGGAACCAGTGCGGAAACAATTAACTTTAATAATTTAGCTCCTGGTGCTTACTACGTGCGAGTTTACCAAGGCAGCGGCGGCGGCTTCTATAACCTAACTGCGTCTGCAACAATTCCCGATTTTGCTGGTAGCACTTTTGCCACTGCTCGCAACATCGGTCAGCTAAATGGAAGTCGCACTTTGGGTGAGTGGGTGAGCGGTGCAGATGTTAACGATTACTTCCGCTTTGACTTAGCAGAAGGTCGCAGTTTTGGTTTGTCGTTAAATGGCTTGAGTGCTGATGCTAATTTGCAACTTTACAATATCAATGGGCTACTGATTTCCAGTTCAAGTCAGGTCGGCACTGTGGCAGATTCAATTAACACATTCTTGGGAGCAGGAACTTATTACGTGCGGGTGAATTCTTTCAACAATGCTAGTAGTTTCTACAACTTGAGTTTGTTGGCTTAA
- a CDS encoding HlyD family efflux transporter periplasmic adaptor subunit produces the protein MQTRLTSSPAQARQTRGQLASPEDSLSYELGKAVQELPPLYTRLLAGTISLLVLGSIAWAHFSEVDEVAVAPGELIASTQVRPVRSLGGGIIKSVKVKEGDRVKKGDVLVERDPGLPQAEVDRLAKSSELIQQDLQRLEAERSGAGSGGNSLQEQLLTSRLKDFESQKAAAQAEANRQIAVMNEAKVRLTRLQENLINARTNLANAETNLVNAKSLLPKTEANLAIAQKREEAFKSLLTPGAVPRLDYIDAQDRVIRAQADVTRTKDAITNAEDKVTEAQDKVGSIEKDIDAQGQQIRQAEQAYQSARNQAERLGSERQSEILTQFNRRREELTTVAGQLEQAKKQREVENILAPFEATVYSVKATKGPVQPGEELLSLLPAEEELLVEVKVLNRDIGFIRKDMKAKVKLATFPFQEFGTINGEVVQISPNAIVDKELGLVFPTRIKLQKHTVMVRGQKVEFTPGMAATGEIVTRKKSILTFIMEPVTRRFTEAFSVR, from the coding sequence ATGCAAACACGTCTTACTTCTTCCCCAGCGCAAGCTCGTCAAACAAGAGGCCAACTTGCCTCACCAGAGGATTCTTTATCTTACGAATTGGGTAAGGCGGTGCAAGAATTACCGCCACTGTATACGCGATTGTTGGCAGGAACTATTAGCTTATTAGTGTTGGGTTCAATTGCTTGGGCGCATTTTAGCGAAGTGGATGAAGTAGCTGTGGCTCCCGGTGAATTGATAGCATCGACACAGGTAAGGCCAGTGCGATCGCTTGGTGGCGGCATTATTAAATCTGTCAAAGTAAAAGAAGGCGATCGCGTTAAAAAAGGTGATGTCTTGGTGGAACGCGATCCAGGCTTACCGCAAGCCGAAGTTGACCGCCTAGCCAAATCTTCCGAGTTAATTCAGCAAGACTTGCAGCGTCTGGAAGCCGAACGATCAGGAGCCGGAAGTGGTGGAAATTCTCTGCAAGAGCAGCTTTTAACATCTCGCTTAAAAGACTTTGAATCGCAAAAAGCGGCGGCTCAAGCCGAAGCGAATCGGCAAATTGCGGTAATGAATGAAGCCAAAGTTCGCCTCACCCGTCTGCAAGAAAACCTGATCAACGCCAGAACCAACCTCGCCAATGCCGAAACCAATCTAGTCAACGCCAAAAGCCTGCTTCCGAAAACAGAAGCAAACTTAGCGATCGCTCAAAAACGAGAAGAGGCTTTTAAAAGTCTGTTAACTCCGGGTGCTGTACCTCGACTCGATTACATTGATGCACAAGACCGAGTAATTAGAGCGCAAGCTGATGTCACTAGGACAAAAGATGCGATTACCAACGCTGAAGACAAAGTAACTGAAGCTCAAGATAAAGTAGGCTCAATAGAAAAAGATATTGACGCTCAAGGTCAACAAATTCGCCAAGCCGAACAAGCCTATCAAAGCGCTCGCAATCAAGCTGAACGTTTGGGGTCAGAACGCCAGAGTGAAATCCTCACTCAATTCAACAGGCGACGTGAAGAACTAACAACAGTTGCAGGTCAACTGGAGCAGGCGAAAAAGCAACGAGAAGTAGAAAATATCCTCGCTCCCTTTGAAGCTACAGTTTACAGCGTCAAAGCAACCAAAGGGCCAGTGCAACCAGGAGAAGAGTTATTATCTCTACTACCAGCAGAGGAAGAACTTTTGGTAGAAGTCAAAGTTCTCAACCGCGATATCGGCTTTATCCGTAAGGATATGAAAGCAAAAGTAAAACTAGCAACTTTCCCCTTTCAAGAATTTGGCACGATTAATGGTGAGGTAGTTCAAATTAGTCCTAATGCAATTGTTGATAAAGAGTTAGGCTTAGTTTTTCCCACCAGAATTAAACTGCAAAAACACACAGTTATGGTGCGGGGTCAAAAAGTAGAATTTACTCCGGGGATGGCAGCAACGGGAGAAATCGTAACTCGGAAAAAATCGATTCTCACCTTCATAATGGAGCCAGTAACTCGTCGATTTACCGAAGCATTTTCGGTCAGGTAA
- a CDS encoding pre-peptidase C-terminal domain-containing protein, whose translation MFRQRKLLENGSLLRETLAGYDALQVNLSSELLSVTSSRLFNLAGKNIQFSSSSSSSAASVVPDPGNTLRTAFRVGSLSDRAFKDFVGDSDPEDFYRFRLTTPKDLNLALDGLSANVDVYLIRDANSNRALDPGEIIASSENGGTLAESINLSNLAAGVYYVQVKQSSGDTNYNLSLSTNSLPELADLSGANFNVMQSSLTPGNSFNVEYEIQNTTSGNAEGFWVDFYLSQDSNITTSDRRLGSQWISSLSGNSSTDTLTNNLNLPGASDAFWSSTGTYYLGMIVDAEGNITEANEANNANQGEFYDSHSFQLAIAPSNSLTARTYSPTDNIAINALLNEADSYWDTSSTGGAITYSFLSSAAANSYYGNETVFELSETVKANIRSVLTSIESFINVDFVEVADSATSYGTIRYMFSNEPAYAYAYYPGNYEIAGDVHLSRNYENSSVNSFSSEPGTYGYETLIHETLHALGLKHPGNYDGSGSGDGPFLSPGEDNNTNTIMSYNNVGSNAVTPMAYDIRALQYLYGAKNYNSGNNLYSFNTVYGYSNDSLLSGSSTNQLKQTLWDSGGIDTLDFSDLASLDSGYRFDMRENGMLTTQAAYNSTTYEDRSTQENYTTSRFGTAIAYGATIENLINSTSNDYIIANSAANSFLGYVFGINTGDDIFESTDSLDVLNLSSYNFSNLTSSIINTDLNIQLDSFGSITIKDYFGSSGSMKFAIADSYYTYTSSGTWEVAAAPAIPDTIGSNTGRTALGSTPGVSSATSTSVSSDILAATLRCTCQTCSATAIALQTLDSSNLSELIAVS comes from the coding sequence ATGTTCAGACAAAGAAAACTGCTAGAAAACGGTAGCTTACTAAGGGAAACGTTAGCTGGGTATGACGCTTTACAAGTAAATCTTTCTTCAGAGTTATTGTCAGTAACATCATCAAGACTATTTAACCTAGCTGGAAAGAACATTCAATTTTCTAGCAGTAGTTCTTCTAGTGCAGCCAGTGTTGTACCCGATCCTGGTAATACTTTGAGGACAGCTTTTAGGGTGGGCTCGCTGAGCGATCGCGCTTTTAAGGATTTTGTGGGTGACAGCGACCCGGAAGATTTCTATCGCTTCAGATTAACTACTCCCAAGGATCTCAACTTGGCACTTGATGGACTGAGTGCCAATGTCGATGTGTATCTGATTCGGGATGCCAACTCTAATCGTGCGCTCGATCCTGGTGAGATTATAGCAAGTTCAGAAAATGGTGGCACCTTAGCAGAATCGATTAACCTCTCCAACTTAGCGGCTGGGGTTTACTACGTCCAAGTCAAGCAATCTTCTGGCGATACCAACTATAACCTGAGTTTGTCTACTAACAGCCTCCCAGAGTTGGCTGACCTATCAGGCGCGAACTTCAACGTGATGCAGAGTTCCCTGACTCCAGGTAACAGCTTCAATGTTGAGTATGAAATTCAAAACACTACAAGTGGGAATGCCGAGGGATTCTGGGTAGACTTCTACCTGTCACAGGATAGCAACATTACGACAAGCGATCGCCGCCTCGGTTCTCAATGGATTAGCTCTCTCTCCGGTAACAGCAGCACAGACACCTTAACGAACAACCTGAATTTACCGGGAGCCAGCGATGCCTTCTGGAGCAGTACGGGGACGTACTACCTCGGCATGATTGTGGATGCGGAGGGTAATATCACCGAGGCAAACGAGGCAAATAACGCCAACCAAGGTGAGTTTTACGACTCTCACAGTTTTCAGCTTGCAATAGCCCCTTCTAATTCTCTTACTGCTAGAACTTATTCTCCAACAGATAATATCGCCATTAATGCCCTCTTGAATGAGGCTGATAGCTATTGGGACACTAGCTCGACTGGGGGAGCCATCACCTACAGCTTCCTTAGTAGTGCTGCTGCTAATTCTTATTACGGAAATGAAACTGTCTTTGAACTGAGCGAAACTGTTAAAGCCAATATCCGCTCAGTTTTGACATCAATTGAGTCATTTATTAACGTTGATTTTGTCGAGGTTGCAGATAGCGCCACTAGCTATGGAACTATCCGCTATATGTTCTCCAATGAACCAGCCTACGCCTATGCTTATTATCCAGGGAATTATGAAATAGCAGGTGACGTACATCTGAGCCGAAACTATGAGAACAGTTCTGTCAACAGCTTTTCCAGCGAACCTGGCACTTACGGATACGAAACACTAATTCACGAAACATTGCACGCTTTGGGACTGAAACATCCAGGTAACTACGACGGTTCGGGGTCAGGAGATGGGCCGTTTTTGTCACCAGGGGAAGATAACAATACCAACACAATAATGAGCTATAACAATGTTGGTAGTAATGCAGTGACACCAATGGCTTATGACATTCGAGCGCTGCAATATCTCTATGGTGCAAAAAATTACAATTCAGGCAACAACCTTTATTCTTTTAATACTGTTTATGGTTACAGCAACGACAGTCTGTTGTCGGGTAGCTCCACTAACCAATTGAAGCAAACTTTGTGGGACAGTGGCGGTATAGACACTTTGGACTTCTCGGATTTGGCATCTCTTGATTCGGGCTACCGCTTCGATATGCGGGAGAATGGGATGCTGACAACACAAGCAGCCTACAACAGCACAACGTATGAGGATCGGAGTACGCAAGAAAACTATACTACCTCTAGATTTGGGACTGCGATCGCATACGGCGCAACTATTGAAAACTTGATCAACTCAACCAGTAACGATTACATCATCGCTAACAGTGCGGCAAACTCCTTCTTGGGCTATGTCTTTGGCATTAACACTGGAGACGATATCTTTGAATCTACAGATTCTCTAGATGTCCTCAACTTATCTAGTTACAACTTCTCAAATCTAACTTCTTCAATCATCAATACCGATCTAAATATACAACTAGATTCTTTCGGTTCGATAACTATCAAAGATTACTTTGGATCTAGTGGTTCTATGAAGTTTGCGATTGCAGATAGTTATTACACTTACACTTCTTCCGGAACTTGGGAAGTAGCAGCCGCTCCAGCAATTCCTGATACTATCGGTAGCAATACAGGGAGAACAGCACTCGGATCAACCCCCGGTGTTTCCTCAGCAACATCTACTTCCGTATCATCAGACATATTAGCTGCTACTTTACGTTGTACTTGTCAAACCTGCTCAGCTACTGCTATAGCACTTCAAACACTTGACTCTTCAAATTTGAGTGAATTAATAGCAGTTAGTTAA